The Comamonas piscis region ACATTGGCCGGGGGTGGAGAGCTACAACAACGGCAGCGTCTGGAGCGAAGAGGGCGACCTGCAGCCGCGTGATTACTGGGCCTACCAGGCGGTATTTAACCTGGCCCAGCAGCTGCGCGATGCTGGGGTGCTGCGCCAGCAGCCGCTTTACCTGTTTGGCCATTCGGCCGGCGGGCAGTTTGTGCACCGCCTGGTCAGCACCTTGGGCGCTGCCGGCTTGGCCGGTGTGGCGGCGGGCAACCCGGGTTGGTACACCTTGCCCGATAGCCAGCAGGACTTTCCGCAAGGCCTGGCCGGCATTGGCCTGGCGGGTGATGCGCTGGCCCAGCTGCTGCGCACCCCGCTGGTCATTTTGGCGGGCGACCGCGACACGGACACCCAGGACCCGAACCTGCCAGCCGAGCCTGCCGCGCTGCGCCAGGGCCCGCACCGCTTTGCCCGCGCCCACCACTACTACGCAGCCGGCCTGCAAGCGTCGGCACGGCTGGGCATTCCGCTGGCCTGGCAACTGCATGACGTCGCAGGCATTGGCCATGACGGCGAGGCCATGAGCCATGTCTGCGCCCATTTATGGTTTGAAGGGCGTATGCCCGATGCGGACTGGCTGGCCCCCTGGGCCGGCCGGGTGACCGCCTGACCAATCCCCATCACTTTTCGACAAGACCCAAGGAACAAAGATGCAAGCAACAACGCAACAACTGGTGGACGGCATCTCGGCATGGATGCACTGCGAGTCGCCATCGAACAACCCCGCCTCGATCGCCCGCATGGTCGAGATGATGCGCGCCCAGGCCGCTGCCGCTGGCCTGCGCGCCACAGTGATCGAGACCCAGGCGGAAGGAAAGCATGCGCCCGGCCCGGTGCTGCCGGTGCTGCACATTACCAACCGCGCCGAGGGTGATACCCGCGAGGGCCTGCTGATCCTGGGCCACTCGGACACCGTGCACCCCATCGGCATGCTGGCCGACAACCCCATCCGCATCGAGGGCGACCGCCTCTACGGCCCCGGTGGCTATGACATGAAGGCCGGCATCTACCTAGCGCTGACCGCGCTGAGCGCCGTGGCCACGCCAGGCAGCACGCCCTTGCCGGTGGACCTGCTGATCGTGCCTGATGAAGAAACCGGCAGCCACGCATCGCGCAAGCACATCGAGGCCTTTGCCCGCCATGCGCGCTACTGCCTGGTGGCCGAGCCTGCCCGCGCCAACGGTGGCCGCTGCGTGACCGCACGCAAGGGCACCGGCATGCTGCGCCTTGGAGTCAAAGGCCTGGCATCGCATGCCGGCGTGGCCCATGACAAGGGCCGCAGCGCGATCCGCGAAATGGCGCACCAGATCCTGGCGCTGGAAGCGATGACCGACTACCAGCGTGGCGTGACCGTGAGCGTAGGCACCATCGAGGGCGGCACCACCACCAACACCGTGCCGGCCTTCTGCAAATGCGTGGTCGATTTCCGCCTGCCCGATCTGCAGGCCGCCGATGAGCTGGTGGGCAAGATGCGCGCACTGCGCCCTGTCGGCGAAGGCCTGACCCTGGATATCGATGTCGAGGTGAACCGCCCCCCCATGGTCAAGGACGCCCGCGCCGAAGCCCTGCTGGCCAAGGCCCAGCAATCGGCCCTGGAAGCCGGCTTTGCGCTGGAAGAAGCGCCCCCCACCGGTGGCGGCAGCGATGCCAACTTCACCTCCGCCATGGGCGTCCCATCGCTGGACGGTCTTGGCGCCGATGGCGACGGTGCACATACGGTGTACGAGCACATTCTGGTGTCCACCCTGGAGATGCGTGCGCGCTTCTGGCTGCACCTGCTGACCCATTTGGATTAAGAGGCTCAGGCTGGCCTCAGACGCGGGCCGGCTTAACCGATCCGCTGGTCCTTGAAAGTGACCGGCTGGGTGCGCCCACCTTTGCGGCGCACCACCACGGTGCCCGCAATCTTGTCGTGCCAGCCCTGCTTGCGCGGGTCAAACGCGACCCAGATGAGGCCCAGGCACAGCGGCAAGGCGGCGACAAAATAGCCGAGGTAGCGGATGACCGATTGGCCCAGGCTCATCGCCTCGCCCGTCTCGGCGTCCACGATCTCGGCCCCGATCAGCATCTTGCCTGGCGTGGCCCGCAGCTTGTGCCACAACCAGATGCAGGCGACAGCGGGCAGCACCCAGCTGATCAGCACATCGGCCGGGCCTTTTACCAGTCCGTCCGCCATGAAGTATTCCCAGCCATAAATGGCCACCAAGGCTGGGGTAATGATGACCAGCAACACCACGGTGTCGATCAAGGCCGCACCAACGCGCGCCCAAAAGCCTACATATTCCAGATCGCTGTTATCCATTTTTTGCTCCACTGAGAGGCGCCATCTTAGGCCTCTTCGGTAAAGCCGAGGTGACAAGGCCTGAGCGCGCCATGGCAAGATGCAGGCTTTCAGCACCGCCCGCACAACACCATGGAACCAGCAAACTCCGAGCCCCGCATGGCCCCCGATATGTGGGCTTTTGAAGCCCTGTACGCCCAGCCCGCGATGCTGGATGGCGAGACCCTGCGTGCCGCGCTGGCCGAGCGCCTGGGCGCGGTGGACCTGGTAGCAGATGGCGACACCATCTTGCTCGCGCTGCGCGATTACTGCGTCGATTACAGCGACAAAAAGGGCGTGCCCAGCGAGATCGCGATCATCCGCGCGGGCGAGCCGATGGACCCCACGGACTACGCCAGCGCGCTGGAGCAAACCTGGGACTGGCCCGAGAAAGAAAGCGCCTTGGCCCAGTGCCAGCACTGCGTGCTGGTGAGCGAATTCATGGGCCGGGGCTTATCCGTGCCCGAGCGGCTCGAAATTCTGCAAGCGGTCATGCATGTGCTGATCGAGAACGGGGGCGTCACTGCCATCAGCCAGACCAATGCTGGCTGCCTGCTTGACCCGCAGCGCTACCTGCAGGCCCATGCCGACGGCTTTATCTACTACGGCGTCGTCAATGTGCGCTTTTTCAACATCAGCAACCGCCCCGGCGAGATGCTGATGGACAGCCTGGGCGGAGCGACCTTTGGCGTGCCCGATGTGCAGTTATTGTTCTCCGAGCTAGACCCCGCCGAAGTCTCGCGCTTTGTGTTCAATACCAGCGTCTACCTGGTCGAGCATGGCGATGTGATCGCCGACGGCCACACGGTGGCCGGCATCGATGGCCAGAGCAAATGGGCCTGCAAGCACCTGGATGCGCTGGTTGAGCCGGAGCGGTTGGTGTTGGATATCGATCCCCGGCCCGCTGCCGAGGCCGACCAAGCCAGTTAAGGCTTAAGGCTTAAACCGGCGCATAGCTGCCGGTGCCATTCGGCCAGGTCGTCAGCACCTCATGGCCATCGGGCGTTACCGCCACCATATGCTCCCACTGCGCCGACAACGAATGGTCCTGGGTCACGACGGTCCAGCCATCGGCCAAGGTTTTGACTTGGCGTTTGCCGGCATTGAGCATCGGCTCAATCGTGAACAGCATGCCGGCCTCCAGCACCAGGCCCTCGCCCGGGTTGCCGTAGTGCAGCACATTGGGGGCATCGTGGTAGGTCTCGCCAATGCCATGGCCGCAGAACTCGCGCACCACACCAAAGCCCGCGCGCTTGGCCACCGTCTCGATCGCATGGCCGATATCGCCCAGGGTGGCGCCCGGCCGCACCTGGGCAATCCCCGCGCGCAATGCCTCATAGGTGGTCTCGACCAGGCGTTTGGCCAGAATGCTGGGCGTGCCGACAAAGTACATGCGGCTGGTATCGCCAAACCAGCCATCCTTGATCACAGCCACATCGATGTTGACGATGTCGCCTTTTTTCAGAATCCGGTCTTCGGACGGAATGCCGTGGCAGACGACATGGTTCACCGAGGTCAGGATGGTCTTGGGGTAGTCCTGGTAACCCAGATTGGCCGGCACCGCCTTTTGCACATTCACGATGTAGTCGTGGCAAATGGCATCCAGCGCCGCGGTGCTGACCCCCGGCACCACATGGGGCGCAATCATCTCCAGCACCTCGGCCGCCAGCTGCGCCGCCTGGCGCGCACTGGCCAGCTCGCTGGCCGTATGCACAGGCGTGATGCGGTGCTTCATGCCGCCATCCTTGCCTTGGCAACCAGCGAATGGATATCCAGGCCACCGTCCAGCTCCGCCTGCACCAGCACCTGGCAGATCGCTCGGTGGTCCATATCGGGGTACATCTCGGCCAGCATGCCCACCCGCATCCAGTGCTCGGCCTGCGCATTGATCGAACGGCTCAACGCCGCGCCCGCGACCCGCAGGTTTTCATGCATCGGGTCGGAAATTTTGACGATGCCCATGGCTATCCTCTATAAAACATATGCGAATTGTATATGTTTTATATATTTTTCGTTTATGCACGGCCTGTGTGGCGATGTCGGCTTCGGCAGTAAAGATATATCTTTACAAAAAACCGGCTTGAAATCTCCGATTAAAAGATATATCTTAGATGCATCTTAGTAAAGGAACACAGATGCCACATCCCCACCACCACTTTCACCATCACCCCCACCTCTGCAGCCCCCGTGGCCGCCATGTGGGCGACGAGGGAGGCCCCGGTCGCGGCCCACGCCACCATGGCGATGGTCCCGGTCATGGCCACGGCCCGCACGGCCATGGGCCAGACGCTGCGCGCCACCTGGCGCACAAGCGTGAGCGCATGTTTGAGGCCGGTGGCCTCAAGCTGCTGGCGCTGCATTTGCTTGGCCAGCAACCCAGCCATGGCTATGACGTGATCCGCGCCGTCGGCGAGCTGGTGGGCGGCGACTACCAGCCGAGCCCCGGCACCATCTACCCGACCCTGAGCTACCTGGTGGACATGGGCCATGCGACGGCCAGCGAATCCGAAGGCGGCCGCAAGCGCTACACCATCACCGCCGAAGGCGAGCAGGCCCTGGCCGAACAAGCCGATGCGCTGCAGCTGCTGCTGACGCGCCTGGCCCGTGGCAAGGACCGCGAGGCGCGCCAACGCCCGCCGCAGCTGGTGCGCGCGATTGAGAACTTCAAGATGGCCTTGCGCCTGAAGATGGCCGGCGATGGCGAGACGGCGCTGACGGCCGAGCAGATCGACAAGATCGCCGCCTTGCTCGACGAGGTCGCGCTGAAGATCGAAAAAGCCTAAGCGCGTTCCGGGCCTGTTGCCCGGCCGCCGCAAAGCTTGCGCCATATCGTGTCGCCAGGCCCTGGGCCGGGGTATGCTCGGTAGCTATCCATCCTCCGAGATGACAACCTCTACCGAGAAAAACCATGCAACGACGCCACTTTGTAGCCGCCACCCTGGTCATGGGTAGCGGCTCTTTTTTGGGTTTGGCCGGCTGCGCATCCCGCCAGTCTGCCCACCCCCGTGCCGACCGCGCCTTGCACAAGGCGCTGGCCCTGATTGAAGCCCAAAGCGGTGGCCGCCTGGGCGTGTATGCGTTCGATGGCGAGACCGGCGGCGAAGCCGGCTACCGCAGCGATGAGCGCTTTCCGATGTGCAGCACCTTCAAGACCTTGCTTGCGGCCCATGTGCTGTACCTGGGGCAAACCGGGGCGCTGGACCTGGGCCAGCAGGTGCTGGTGACCTCGGCCGACATGGTGCCCTATGCGCCGGTGACCGAGAAGTACAAGGACCAGCCCGGCGGCATCAGCCTGCTGGAGCTGAGCGAGGCGATTGTGGTGCTGAGCGACAACGTGGCCGCCAACCTGCTGCTGCGCGCCAGCGGTGGGCCGGAAGCCTTGACCGCCTGGCTGCGCACCCTGGGCGACAAGACCACGCGGCTGGACCGCATTGAGCCCCTGCTGAACACCGCGGTGCCGGGCGACCCCCGCGACACCACGACGCCGCGTGCGATGCAGGCCAGCCTGCAGGCGCTGCTGCAAGGCGATGTGTTGAAGGGCTATGGCCGCGCGATGCTGCAGCAGTGGCTGACCGACAGCCGCACCGGCGACAAGCGCGTGCGTGCAGGGCTGCCCGCTGAATGGCGGGTGGGCGGCAAGACTGGTGGCGGTGCCAACAGCACTGCCAACGACAGCCTGATCGCCTGGCCCAATGCCGCCTCCGAAGGCCTGATCATCACCGCCTTCCTGACCGGCGGCGAGCGCACGACCGCGCAAAGCGATGAGGTGATGGCCAAGGTGGGCGCAGCGATTGCGCAGTGGCACGCCGCGTTATAACGCTTTTGGCGACGTCGATCAGCTCGACGACCTAGAGCCCTGCTGGCGCGGGCCGGCCAGCAGGCCCTTGCACAGCTGCAGCAGCGCCCAGAAAAGCGCCAGCGGTATCACCAGCGTCTGCAGTGCAAACACCACCATCAAAGTGACCAAGCGCTCTACCTGCTGGTCGAGCTGTTGCTGCAGCTCGCTGAGCTTATCGCGCAGCGCATCGCCGGGGTTGCGCACCAATGACTGCACGCCCGAGGCCGTCTGGCTGGCCGATTGCTGGGCCTGCTGGCCCCATTGTTTGAAGCGCTCCCAGAGGCTGGCCGTGTCACCGGGCGCTGCCTGCGCCGTTGCAGGCGGGGCAGTGTCTGCTGGCGTTTTCGGCGTTGCTGGCGCCTTGGCGGGGCCGCGCACATCAAACTGCTGCAGCTGGCCGACGGCGCCTTCGGTGGCGATTTGGTTTTCCTGGTAGGTGCTGGCCATAAAGTGCTGGAACAGCGCCTCGCTGCCGATGATGGTGACCGGCATCACCAGCCGGGTGAACAGCAGCACCACCAGCAGGCGGCTGAGCCAGGTGGGCACCGTTTGCTGGCGCCAGCGCAGCAGCAGCCAGGCCAGCGCAATAAGGGTAAGCACGCCGGTGACGCCATAGCTGCCGCCCATCGACAGCAGCAGTTTTTGCAGGCCAAAGGCAATGCTGGCCCAGAGCATCCAGTCGGCAAACTGCGCCACCAAATCGCTGATGGGCGCCAGCACCTGTCCCAGGGTCAAGGTCAGGCCCACGCCCATGGGCTGCACCGCCAGCTCGGTACCCTGCAGCACGGAGACCACGCTGTGCAGCGCGCGGGCCGTGGCAAAGCTGAGCAGGGACCGCTGCAGGCCGTCGTCCACATAGCTGTCGGCCATCGCCTGGAAAGCGGGCAGCCAGCACAGCAGCACGGCCAAAACCAGCAGGCAGGCCAGTGCGATCTGGCGGGGTGTCCAACGGATGGCGCCCGGGGGGCGGGGGGAGGAGAGAAGATTGTTCATCGGCGGGAGGCCCGCAGTGGAACCTTAGGTCGAAGGAACAAACGATTATTCCAGATACATCTGCGCGAGCTTTTGCTGTGCCTTTGCATCCACGCCCAGCACCTTTTCGACATAGTTGGGAATGCTGCCGTAGTCCTGCAGCACCGGCTGCAGCGCAGCGGTCAGGAAAGGCTCTTGCACGCGCCACAGCACCTGCAGCACCTCATCGGGGATCTGGGCGGCAGCGGCCACGGCCTTGGCCGGGCGGTGGTAGTAGTCGTTGGTCAGCAGGTAATCCTGCAGCACAACATCCTGGGGCACGCCCAAGGTGGTCAACAGCAAGGTGGCGGCCCAGCCGGTGCGGTCCTTGCCGGCGGTGCAGTGGAAGACGATGGGCGCATCGCTGTCGAGCAGCATCTCGAAGAACTGCGTGAACGGGGCGGCATTGTCGTGGATAAAACTGCGGTAGGTGTCCTGCATCAGCAGAACGGTGTGGTCGGGCGTCAGGCGTTCGCCTTGCTGCATCAGGCTGAAGGCGCGCTGCACCAGGGTGGGCTCGATGGCCAGCGAATGGTGCTGCAGGCCGTCGATCGCATAGTGGTCCACGCTCTGCTCGCGCAGGCCCCGAAAATCGGCCGAGCGGGCGACACCCAGCTCTTGCAGCAGCTGCCGCTGGGATTCGGGGCTGAGCAAGGCCAGGTGGTCCGAGCGGAACAGCTTGCGCCAGCGCACCGTGCGGCCGTCCAGACCCTGGTAGCCGCCCAGGTCGCGGAAATTGCTGGTGCCTGCCAGCGGCAGGTGGCGGGTGTAGGCCTCAGCGGTGGTCAGGGGGGTGGCGAGGGGAGCGGATTCGGCGTGGATGGGCATCCTTTGTTTATAGCCCATCTGCAAGTCCTGGGCACGACACCAGGGTGTCATCGGCAGGCGCGGCGATACGGGATCGGGCAGCTCTGTCTCAACGGTGACCGCCTGGCACGCGGCGCATGGCACCATTTGCAGGCCCCCTTACCCGAAGACCGCACCATGGATTTTTCCCTGTCCCCCGAACTGCAGGCCCTGCGCGACAAGACCCGCGCCTTTATCGCCGAGCAGGTGATTCCGCTGGAGAACGATGCCCGGCAAAGCCGCCATGGCCCCGATGAGGCGCTGCGCCGCGAGCTGGTGGAGCGCGCCCGCGCGGCCGGCCTGCTCACGCCCCATGCCTCGCGGGAGCTGGGCGGCCTGGGGCTCACGCACATCGAGAAGGCGGTGGTGTTTGAAGAGGCTGGCTACTCCTGGCTGGGCCCGACGGCGCTCAACATCCATGCGCCCGATGAAGGCAATATCCACCTGATGGAGGCAGTAGCCACCCCGGCCCAGCAGGCGCGCTGGCTGCGCCCGCAGGTGGCAGGCCAGCTGCGCTCATGCTTTGCGATGACCGAGCCGGCACCGGGCGCCGGATCCGACCCGGCCGCGCTGGCCACGGTGGCAGTGCGCGATGGCGATGACTACCTGATCAGCGGGCAGAAGTGGTTCATCACCGGCGCCGAAGGGGCGGACTACGTGATCATCATGGCCCGCACCG contains the following coding sequences:
- a CDS encoding tyrosine-protein phosphatase, with amino-acid sequence MPIHAESAPLATPLTTAEAYTRHLPLAGTSNFRDLGGYQGLDGRTVRWRKLFRSDHLALLSPESQRQLLQELGVARSADFRGLREQSVDHYAIDGLQHHSLAIEPTLVQRAFSLMQQGERLTPDHTVLLMQDTYRSFIHDNAAPFTQFFEMLLDSDAPIVFHCTAGKDRTGWAATLLLTTLGVPQDVVLQDYLLTNDYYHRPAKAVAAAAQIPDEVLQVLWRVQEPFLTAALQPVLQDYGSIPNYVEKVLGVDAKAQQKLAQMYLE
- the bla gene encoding class A beta-lactamase, encoding MQRRHFVAATLVMGSGSFLGLAGCASRQSAHPRADRALHKALALIEAQSGGRLGVYAFDGETGGEAGYRSDERFPMCSTFKTLLAAHVLYLGQTGALDLGQQVLVTSADMVPYAPVTEKYKDQPGGISLLELSEAIVVLSDNVAANLLLRASGGPEALTAWLRTLGDKTTRLDRIEPLLNTAVPGDPRDTTTPRAMQASLQALLQGDVLKGYGRAMLQQWLTDSRTGDKRVRAGLPAEWRVGGKTGGGANSTANDSLIAWPNAASEGLIITAFLTGGERTTAQSDEVMAKVGAAIAQWHAAL
- a CDS encoding DUF4261 domain-containing protein translates to MEPANSEPRMAPDMWAFEALYAQPAMLDGETLRAALAERLGAVDLVADGDTILLALRDYCVDYSDKKGVPSEIAIIRAGEPMDPTDYASALEQTWDWPEKESALAQCQHCVLVSEFMGRGLSVPERLEILQAVMHVLIENGGVTAISQTNAGCLLDPQRYLQAHADGFIYYGVVNVRFFNISNRPGEMLMDSLGGATFGVPDVQLLFSELDPAEVSRFVFNTSVYLVEHGDVIADGHTVAGIDGQSKWACKHLDALVEPERLVLDIDPRPAAEADQAS
- a CDS encoding alpha/beta hydrolase; protein product: MDWQRFTQQHGRFAIDWQAGDGALYLPITLNCYRPEGVAADAPLVLVQHGVLRNGDDYRDFWMPAADRYGLQIIAPTFGNQHWPGVESYNNGSVWSEEGDLQPRDYWAYQAVFNLAQQLRDAGVLRQQPLYLFGHSAGGQFVHRLVSTLGAAGLAGVAAGNPGWYTLPDSQQDFPQGLAGIGLAGDALAQLLRTPLVILAGDRDTDTQDPNLPAEPAALRQGPHRFARAHHYYAAGLQASARLGIPLAWQLHDVAGIGHDGEAMSHVCAHLWFEGRMPDADWLAPWAGRVTA
- the map gene encoding type I methionyl aminopeptidase, which gives rise to MKHRITPVHTASELASARQAAQLAAEVLEMIAPHVVPGVSTAALDAICHDYIVNVQKAVPANLGYQDYPKTILTSVNHVVCHGIPSEDRILKKGDIVNIDVAVIKDGWFGDTSRMYFVGTPSILAKRLVETTYEALRAGIAQVRPGATLGDIGHAIETVAKRAGFGVVREFCGHGIGETYHDAPNVLHYGNPGEGLVLEAGMLFTIEPMLNAGKRQVKTLADGWTVVTQDHSLSAQWEHMVAVTPDGHEVLTTWPNGTGSYAPV
- a CDS encoding RDD family protein, which codes for MDNSDLEYVGFWARVGAALIDTVVLLVIITPALVAIYGWEYFMADGLVKGPADVLISWVLPAVACIWLWHKLRATPGKMLIGAEIVDAETGEAMSLGQSVIRYLGYFVAALPLCLGLIWVAFDPRKQGWHDKIAGTVVVRRKGGRTQPVTFKDQRIG
- a CDS encoding PadR family transcriptional regulator, with translation MPHPHHHFHHHPHLCSPRGRHVGDEGGPGRGPRHHGDGPGHGHGPHGHGPDAARHLAHKRERMFEAGGLKLLALHLLGQQPSHGYDVIRAVGELVGGDYQPSPGTIYPTLSYLVDMGHATASESEGGRKRYTITAEGEQALAEQADALQLLLTRLARGKDREARQRPPQLVRAIENFKMALRLKMAGDGETALTAEQIDKIAALLDEVALKIEKA
- a CDS encoding ParD-like family protein; translation: MGIVKISDPMHENLRVAGAALSRSINAQAEHWMRVGMLAEMYPDMDHRAICQVLVQAELDGGLDIHSLVAKARMAA
- a CDS encoding M20 family metallopeptidase, producing MQATTQQLVDGISAWMHCESPSNNPASIARMVEMMRAQAAAAGLRATVIETQAEGKHAPGPVLPVLHITNRAEGDTREGLLILGHSDTVHPIGMLADNPIRIEGDRLYGPGGYDMKAGIYLALTALSAVATPGSTPLPVDLLIVPDEETGSHASRKHIEAFARHARYCLVAEPARANGGRCVTARKGTGMLRLGVKGLASHAGVAHDKGRSAIREMAHQILALEAMTDYQRGVTVSVGTIEGGTTTNTVPAFCKCVVDFRLPDLQAADELVGKMRALRPVGEGLTLDIDVEVNRPPMVKDARAEALLAKAQQSALEAGFALEEAPPTGGGSDANFTSAMGVPSLDGLGADGDGAHTVYEHILVSTLEMRARFWLHLLTHLD